The genomic DNA aaattgggcggtaatcagttgcacttgacctaccacaaacacatttagaagaggaggtaacattaccaattcccccaacaagtgcaaaaagctcctcttcttgctaacttgcgcaaaataacagataacattggaactaagaaatctacagtctttataaaaaaaataagaaaaaataccgtttaggtctacacctccattaccatcaaggtccatcaatagagctctAATTTCACTATGTcaaaaagctatactagttagtttaggAAAATAtgaatggggaagttcaagtttatcattaatctgtttactgttaaaaacatcagccaaaagggttgccttttcctttggacagtgagtgactgagccttcaggtttaagtaaaggaggaactgttgcatctacaccaaagagtacagatttaagggtagaccaccctttatgttcctgagttgtaccgaaagggtttcttttatggttagattgtattcattttcagttgaggcataaactctctgagcaaaagctcaaagctgagtatagttatttcaggtcaaatctcatcagttacccttccaaagatgatagacctcctgcttttccaaataagcacgtctacagttatcattgaaccacggtgctatacaattgtgaacaattcaagcacaaaagatcatgcaaaatcccattccagtctgcttgagatttcatataaattttacaagagtatgatacatctgggacaggctgctcagtcttcactactaatgaaatcaaggcatgatcagatgtcccgactggaaaaccagcCTTGCTAtttataacgctaggggagtcagtgtatacgagttcCAAGCAATTAACAGACTCGTGAGaagcttcacttataatttgctcacagcttgattcagaggcaaagtctaaagctcttaagacatggcgatcggtaggagagatagaacttaacgacatcctatggtgaacattaaaatctccaacaaagacaaaagaagcctttctatcatctcttGTATCATagacataatggtaagaagacaatcgaagatagaataatccatgtcaggattccggcagatcaaacacaaataaaagttgttatacctgccacaaaattttatcacctgaatctcatgacatcaacatttatagcaggacttatgagaagtagggcaCTTGGTCCTAATACacaccgccatttccctggccctagggatggcataacGTTTCAAAATTTTTGGCTTCTTAAatgcagttataaggagctcagataagtgcctcatattagaagccaaagtttctgagcataaaagaatatcattctgtctggacgcaactgtaaggttttggatatttgcatgaagaccacgaatattgcaatacagaagatgacattgacgagaTCAAGGacttactggtcccggatttcgctcaatgtctccaggcagcataagaattaatagtaataaaaaaagagatatcatacttaaaaactagattaacaagaattaaaacaaaaacaatatgtacagaattatgaataaattgattgatcaaacgcatagactatagtaaaaattcgGAAAAATTGGTCAAGATGGAGGAGCCAATACATTATGCTAGTCTAAATACCCTccgggatagccacttcaactgaagggaaggctaaAGGacggttttgaaaagtaaaagaaacaaataaggaaaagaaaacctctcgataaaccaccaggcatccatggtccttctattaagcctgcacaAATCaccatttgaaaaaaataaaaaagaggagggaaaaaaaatagagaatagtgtgaccgagtgaactctcaagcaagggaattctaacccaagacagtagaagaccatggtacagaggctatggcactaccctagactagagaaaagtggttaaattttggagtgtccttttcctagaagagctgcttaccatcgctagtctcttttacccttaccagggGGAAGGtaaactgaacaattgcagtacagtaattaacccttcgggtgaagaagtgtttagtaatcgcattgttgtcaggtgcatgaggaaacaTGAGAATCTGTAAAAGAATAGGCCACAATacgcggtgtatgtgtaggcaaagaaaaatatgccgtaaccagagagagggatccaatgcattactgaatgaccagtcaaaggatccaataactatctagtggtagtatctgaacggatGGCTGGTGTCTTagccaacttatatatatataatatatatatatatatatatatattatatatatatatatatatatatatatatatatatatatatggatataaatatatatatatttatatatatatatatatatatatatatatatattatatatatatatatatatatgtatataaatatatatataatatatatatatatatatatatatatatattatatatatatatatatatatatatatatataatcatttatctaaagagttaaagaaatatgTTATAAATCTATTGAATAGAATTcaagtgaatatattttttttttatttcaatgcagtATCTGTGTCGTTAATCTCGGAATGCTAATGATAATCGCCTAATTCCAATGGAAATATTTGAATTAAATCTTCAGTAATCTGTTTTCGTAGTATTTATAAACATCCCAAGTTCTGCAACAAAAAAGGAATAATTATTGCCATTATTttccgataagagagagagagagagagagagagagagagagagagagagagagagagagagagagagagagggggggggggaatgcagcGTTATTAATCTCGAAGTTTTAATGGAAGTAAATGGCCCAATGAGAGAGCACAGATGTTCCTGATGGCTCAAAaaggtaaatgaaaagaaaaatataattcataatataaaaaaGCTTCACACAAATGCTGCTGTTATTCCTCTTTTCTCTTCTGCTGCTGTTTCTACTGCTGTTGTTCCtctactttttttcatattttgcggaTTTAGCAGCTTCTGTTCTCCTTTTTTCTGCTGCTGATTTTGCTTCTGTTTCTCATATTCTTTCTTCTGCTACTGAATATGCTGCTGGTGTTCCAATTAATTCTGCGTCTGCTGATTCTGCTTCTGTTGTTCCTCTTATTTCTTCTGCTACCGATTCTGCTCCTGCTGttcctatttgtttttctgttgccGATTTTGCTGCTGCCATTCCACTTCTTTCTTCTGTTGCTGATTACTACTGCTGCTTTtcctcttctttcctctgctgctgcttttcctcttctttcctctgctgcaaatcctgctgctgctgttcctcttctttcttcttctgctgattctcctgttgttattcctttttttcttcttctcctgaTACTGCTGCTgcctttcctcttctttcttctgctGCTTATTCCGCTACTGCTGCTCCTCTTTAATCTTCTTCTGCTGATTCAGTTTCTGCTATTCCTCCTGTTTCATCTGCTGTTGCTATTCCTCTTCTTTTTTCTGCTgattctgctgctgctgttcctctttttttcttctgctgctgttgttcctcttcttccttcttctgctgattctgctgctgctgttcctcttcttctttgttttgctgattctgctgctgctgttcctcttctttcttctgctGCTGATTTTGCAGCTGCTGTTACTATTCTTCCTTCTTCTGCTgattctgctgctgctgttcctcttcTTTCGTCTGCTGCAGATTTTGCAGCTGCTGTTACTATTCTTTCTTCTGCTGCTGGTTTTTCTGCTTATGTTCCCCTTATTTCTTTCTCTGTGGATTCTCATGCTGCTGTTCCTCTGTTTTATTCTCCAGCAGAATCTGCTGGCGCTGTTGCTCTTCTTTTGTCTACTGCTGACTCAGCTGCTGCAATTCCTCGTCTTTGTACTGCTACTTTTTCTGCTGTTGCTGATCCTCTCCTTTCTTCTTTTGCTATTTCTGCtgctgttgttactcttctttctTTTGCTAATGATTCTGCAGATGCTTTACCTCTTCTTCCGTCTACTGCTGATTTTGTTGCTGCTATTCCTCTTTTATCTTCTTTTTGCTGATTTTGCTAGAGTTGTTCCTATTCATTCTTCTTCTGCTGATTCTGCTCCTGCTGTTCCTCTTCTTTCTTCCACTGCAGATTCTGCTGCTGcagttcctcttctttcttcttttgctGATTCTGCTGCTGCAGTTCCTCTTCATTATTCCACTGCAGATTCTGCTGCTTCTGTTCCTCATATTTCTTCCACAGCTGATTCTGTTGGTACCGTTTATATTTCTTTCTTCTGGGGATTTAGCTTCTGTTGTCTGTCATTAATATTGAGGATGTTTTCTCATCTTGAGAAGATCTTCCTCATTGTCGGATGCTGAGGAGTCTTGACATAACTCATGAAATCAGATGCCAATTTAAGCATTAAAATTCAACTACTTTCTTTTCTAATTGTAACTTTCTTGCAATAGGTTTGttgattctttattatttttattcttacatattcaataatttttttcttttattacggtttttctcatgattttttactgataataaaataatgaaattaatgtcaTTTGTAGTATTGATGATAATATGGCTGTGATAGTATCTAAAATTTTGCTGATAATGATGttgtttttatcaataaataataataataataataataataatataataataataataataataataataataataataataataataaaataataacaataataataataataataatagataagaaaAGGAAAACGTTTGACTAACAAAGGTTTTAAGGGAATTTTCCTGGTCTTCCTCCCCAGAGGAGTCACgctgctctcttctctctctctctcctctctctctctctctctctctctctctctctctctctctctctctctcctctctctctctctctttgtagataTGGAGAGAAGTTCTTTCCTCTATCCACCACTCAtcttattgttaattttctctAGTTTTCtgcattcacatacatatataacattctcccactatatatatatatatatatatatatatatatatatatatatatatatatatatatatatatatatacatatatctatatatatatacatatatctatatatatatatatatatatatatatatatatatatatatatatatatatgtatatatatatatatatatatatatatatatatatatatatatacatatatctatctatatatatatatatatatatatatatatatatatatatatatatatatatatatatatatacagtatatatatttatatatatgtatatatgtatatatgtatatatatatatatatatatatatatatatatatatatatatatataaatatatatatatatatatatatatatatatatatatatatatatatacatatatatatatatatatatatatatatatatatatatattatatatatatatatatatatatatatatttgatacatcaatgtctggattctcttaatgacctcgggatcagagcccaagcgaaatcagacaaagacaggagattgtgacctgccgggaatcgaaccctgttcagcaagcttgtatagacagtgaataaaccacttaGCCCAGTGGTATTGTCACTATATATAtaatcttgccgaccaggattcgattcccggccagttaaaagctcttgtttttgtgtgattttgcctggggctctgatcccgtggtcgttaagataatccagcgaataatgtatcagaaatatgaatgacttatttgaatatgaaaaacatgtctaaatgtgcaaaatttatcatatatatatatatatatatatatatatatatatatatatatatatatatataaatatatatatataaatatatatatatatatatatatatatatatatatatatatatatatatatatatatatatatatatatatatatatatatttatatatatatatttatatatatatatatatatataatatatatatatatatatatatatatatatatatatatatatatataaacacacacacacacacatatatatatataaatatatatatatatatatatatctatatctatatatatatatatatatatatatatatatatatatgtatatatatatatatatttatatatatatat from Palaemon carinicauda isolate YSFRI2023 chromosome 34, ASM3689809v2, whole genome shotgun sequence includes the following:
- the LOC137626770 gene encoding serine/arginine-rich splicing factor 6-like, coding for MRIHRERNKGNISRKTSSRRKNSNSSCKICSRRKKRNSSSRISRRRKNSNSSCKISSRRKKRNSSSRISKTKKKRNSSSRISRRRKKRNNSSRRKKEEQQQQNQQKKEEE